One genomic window of [Clostridium] scindens ATCC 35704 includes the following:
- a CDS encoding ribonucleotide-diphosphate reductase subunit beta, with the protein MSELMKKPLFNPSGDTQVNKRRMIGGNTTNLNDFNNMKYDWVSDWYRQAMNNFWIPEEINMGVDIKDYRKLPQAERRAYDKILSFLIFLDSIQTANLPNIGEYITANEVNLCLSIQTFQEAVHSQSYSYMLDTICEPQERNDVLYQWKEDQHLLKRNEFIGNLYNEFQKKKDAGVLVKTLVANYILEGIYFYSGFMFFYNLGRNNRMPGSVQEIRYINRDENTHLWLFRNILLELKKEEPQLFTESRIEEYREMIKEGCQQEISWGHYVIGDDIQGLNRDMVTDYIQYLGNLRCTNLGFAPIYEGHVKEPDSMSWVSQFSNANMIKTDFFEARSTAYAKSSALVDDL; encoded by the coding sequence ATGTCTGAATTAATGAAAAAGCCGCTGTTTAATCCATCCGGGGATACGCAGGTGAATAAGCGCAGGATGATAGGCGGCAATACGACGAACCTGAATGATTTTAACAATATGAAGTACGACTGGGTCAGCGACTGGTACCGGCAGGCCATGAATAACTTCTGGATACCGGAAGAGATCAACATGGGCGTGGATATCAAGGATTACCGAAAACTGCCGCAGGCAGAGCGGAGAGCCTATGACAAGATCCTGTCCTTCCTGATCTTCCTGGACAGCATCCAGACGGCGAACCTGCCAAATATCGGGGAATACATTACGGCAAATGAAGTGAACCTGTGCCTGTCCATCCAGACCTTCCAGGAGGCTGTGCACAGCCAGAGCTACAGCTATATGCTGGATACCATCTGCGAGCCTCAGGAGCGGAACGATGTCCTGTACCAGTGGAAGGAGGACCAGCACCTTCTTAAGAGGAATGAGTTTATTGGCAATCTGTACAATGAATTCCAGAAGAAGAAGGATGCAGGCGTGCTGGTTAAGACGCTGGTAGCCAACTATATTCTGGAAGGAATCTATTTCTACAGCGGATTCATGTTCTTCTATAATCTGGGAAGGAATAACCGGATGCCCGGCTCTGTCCAGGAGATCCGATATATCAACCGGGATGAGAATACCCATCTGTGGCTGTTCCGCAATATCCTGCTGGAACTTAAGAAAGAAGAGCCGCAATTATTTACGGAAAGCCGGATAGAAGAATACCGGGAGATGATAAAGGAAGGGTGCCAGCAGGAAATCAGCTGGGGGCATTACGTGATCGGTGACGATATCCAGGGATTGAACCGGGATATGGTTACGGATTATATCCAGTATCTTGGAAACCTGAGGTGTACCAATCTGGGTTTTGCGCCAATCTATGAAGGGCACGTAAAAGAGCCGGACAGCATGTCCTGGGTAAGCCAGTTTTCCAATGCCAATATGATCAAGACGGATTTTTTTGAGGCGAGAAGCACGGCTTACGCAAAAAGCAGCGCTTTGGTGGATGATTTATAG
- the arcC gene encoding carbamate kinase — protein sequence MAKKKRIVIALGGNALGNTLPEQMAAVKITAKAIVDLIEEGCEVVVAHGNGPQVGMVNNAMIALTHEDKEQPNTPLSVCVAMSQAYIGYDLQNALREELLNRGITDIPVATMITQVRVDENDPAFQSPSKPIGKFVSAEQAREMEEKYDYIMMEDSARGYRRVVASPKPVEIIEIGTIRNMVESGDLVIACGGGGIPVVRQGNHLKGASAVIDKDFASCLLAKELDADYLIILTAVEKVAINFGKPEEKWLGDLSIDEARQYMEEGHFAPGSMLPKVQAAVDFASSKEGRTALITLLEKAREAVRGTTGTTFHL from the coding sequence ATGGCAAAGAAAAAAAGAATTGTAATCGCGCTTGGCGGCAATGCGCTCGGGAACACCCTGCCGGAACAGATGGCAGCTGTTAAGATTACCGCCAAAGCAATCGTGGATCTCATAGAGGAAGGCTGCGAAGTCGTCGTCGCCCACGGAAACGGACCACAGGTCGGCATGGTGAACAATGCCATGATTGCTCTGACGCATGAAGATAAAGAGCAGCCCAATACTCCTCTCTCTGTCTGTGTGGCCATGAGCCAGGCTTATATCGGCTATGACTTGCAGAACGCGCTTCGTGAAGAACTGCTGAACCGAGGCATCACAGACATTCCCGTTGCTACCATGATCACCCAGGTACGCGTGGATGAGAACGACCCAGCCTTCCAGAGTCCCTCCAAGCCAATCGGCAAGTTCGTATCCGCCGAACAGGCCCGGGAGATGGAAGAGAAATACGACTATATCATGATGGAGGATTCCGCCCGGGGCTACCGCCGCGTGGTTGCTTCCCCAAAGCCAGTGGAAATCATAGAGATCGGCACCATAAGGAACATGGTAGAATCCGGCGATCTGGTCATTGCCTGCGGCGGAGGCGGCATTCCTGTCGTCCGCCAGGGCAATCACCTCAAAGGCGCAAGCGCCGTCATCGATAAAGATTTCGCCAGCTGCCTGCTTGCCAAAGAACTGGACGCGGATTATCTCATCATCCTGACCGCGGTTGAAAAAGTGGCGATCAACTTTGGAAAGCCAGAGGAGAAATGGCTTGGCGATCTGTCTATAGACGAAGCCAGGCAGTATATGGAAGAAGGCCATTTCGCGCCGGGCTCCATGCTCCCCAAAGTACAGGCAGCCGTAGACTTTGCAAGTTCCAAAGAAGGGCGAACCGCCTTGATCACGCTGCTTGAGAAGGCCCGGGAGGCCGTCAGGGGAACCACCGGAACCACCTTTCATTTATAA
- the ygeW gene encoding knotted carbamoyltransferase YgeW: protein MKTLQDYLDKLNILNFKEMYNGNFFLTWEKTDDEIEAVFTLADALRYMRENNISTKVFESGLGISLFRDNSTRTRFSFASACNLLGLKVQDLDEGKSQIAHGETVRETANMISFMADVIGIRDDMYIGKGNAYMHEVVDSVTQGHKDGILEQKPTLVNLQCDIDHPTQVMADMLHIIHEFGGVENLKGKKLAMTWAYSPSYGKPLSVPQGVIGLMTRFGMDVVLAHPEGYEVFPEVEAVAAENAKKSGGSYTKTNSMAEAFKDADIVYPKSWAPFAAMGQRTELYAQGDQAGIDALEKELLAQNAQHKDWACTEELMSTTKDGKALYLHCLPADITGVSCETGEVDASVFDRYRTLLYKEASYKPYIIAAMIFLAKFADPAVILKKLEENGKPRVFK from the coding sequence TTACAGGATTATCTTGATAAATTAAACATACTGAACTTTAAGGAAATGTACAATGGAAACTTCTTTCTCACCTGGGAGAAGACGGACGACGAGATAGAAGCCGTATTTACGCTGGCAGACGCGCTCCGCTACATGCGGGAGAATAATATCTCCACGAAGGTATTCGAAAGCGGCCTTGGCATCTCCTTATTCCGTGACAACTCCACCCGCACCCGCTTCTCCTTCGCTTCTGCCTGCAACCTCTTAGGCCTTAAGGTACAGGATCTGGACGAGGGCAAGTCCCAGATCGCCCACGGCGAGACGGTCCGCGAGACAGCCAACATGATCTCCTTTATGGCCGATGTCATCGGCATCCGGGATGATATGTACATTGGCAAAGGAAACGCCTACATGCACGAAGTGGTGGATTCCGTTACCCAGGGCCATAAGGATGGCATCCTGGAGCAGAAGCCTACCCTTGTAAACCTTCAGTGCGACATTGACCATCCCACGCAGGTAATGGCAGATATGCTTCATATCATCCACGAATTCGGCGGCGTAGAAAACTTAAAAGGCAAGAAACTTGCCATGACCTGGGCTTACTCTCCTTCCTATGGAAAGCCGCTCTCTGTTCCGCAGGGCGTCATCGGACTGATGACACGATTTGGAATGGACGTCGTGCTGGCACACCCTGAAGGATACGAAGTATTCCCGGAAGTTGAGGCTGTAGCGGCGGAAAACGCAAAGAAATCCGGCGGCTCTTATACCAAGACCAACAGTATGGCAGAAGCCTTCAAGGATGCCGATATCGTCTATCCAAAGAGCTGGGCTCCATTCGCGGCAATGGGACAGAGAACCGAACTCTATGCACAGGGCGACCAGGCTGGCATAGATGCTCTTGAGAAAGAACTTCTGGCACAGAACGCCCAGCATAAGGACTGGGCATGTACGGAAGAACTGATGTCCACCACCAAAGACGGCAAGGCGCTCTATCTGCACTGCCTGCCGGCGGATATCACAGGCGTAAGCTGCGAGACCGGCGAAGTGGATGCAAGCGTATTCGACCGCTACCGTACCCTATTATACAAGGAAGCCAGCTATAAGCCTTATATCATAGCTGCCATGATCTTCCTGGCCAAATTCGCTGATCCGGCGGTAATTCTTAAAAAACTGGAAGAAAACGGCAAGCCAAGAGTATTCAAATAA
- a CDS encoding ribonucleoside-diphosphate reductase subunit alpha: protein MRISKRNGTNEAYCPEKIKRAVSLAFQSVGNLLSDEEADRLLKNVEQKIDDRITEEPSVSVEEIQDFVEQALMEANHYKELKSYILYREERARKRKSRKKLADKIPAFDRLALVLADIQKEFTQEEYDLEHLYAKFQAFGKPELNDQEKLSMLIKAAVELTTQEAPQWEMVAARLLMLDFEQKLEKNMRRCHIECFYDKLAYLTEQGLYGDYILKAYDRDEIERLVLFIEPKRNHLFTYSGLELLLGRYVIRTGKGVPMESPQEMFLGIAMHLAMKEKKDRESWVKRFYDMLSQLKVTMATPTLSNARKPYHQLSSCFIDTVPDSLDGIYRSIDNFAKVSKFGGGMGMYFGKVRASGSAIRGFEGAAGGVIRWIRLANDTAVAVDQLGMRQGAVAVYLDVWHRDLPEFLGLRTNNGDDRMKAHDVFPAVCYPDYFWKGARDNIEGDWYLMCPHEILTVKGYALEDYFGEDWEERYQDCVRDSRIQKRVIPIKDIIRLIIKSAVETGTPFTFNRDTVNRANPNSHKGIIYCSNLCTEIAQNMSAIEQVEQKIEEIDGETVVVTVTKPGEFVVCNLASLSLGRLELADEEEIAYITESAVRALDNVIDLNFFPVPYARINNRKYRPIGLGVSGYHHMLAKHEIAWESEEHLEFVEKVFADIHYAAIKASSRIAREKGSYEYFEGSGWQNGSYFADRGLTDGRWEELRAEVAEYGLRNGYLLAVAPTSSTSIIAGTTAGLDPIMSRYFLEEKKNGLMPRVAPELSMDNFWYYKNAHYIDQYWSVRACGVRQRHIDQAQSMNLYITNEYTFRKVLDLYILAWEEGVKTIYYIRSKSLEVEECEVCSS, encoded by the coding sequence ATGAGAATCAGCAAGAGGAACGGAACAAATGAAGCGTATTGCCCGGAAAAGATCAAGCGGGCAGTCAGCCTGGCATTCCAAAGTGTAGGAAATCTGCTTTCTGATGAAGAGGCAGACAGGCTTCTTAAGAATGTAGAGCAAAAGATTGATGATAGAATTACAGAAGAGCCATCCGTATCCGTGGAGGAGATTCAGGATTTTGTGGAACAGGCGCTGATGGAAGCAAATCATTATAAAGAATTAAAAAGTTATATCTTATATAGAGAGGAGCGGGCCAGAAAGCGAAAGTCAAGAAAGAAGCTGGCTGACAAGATTCCGGCCTTTGACCGGCTGGCTTTAGTACTAGCGGATATCCAGAAGGAATTTACGCAGGAAGAGTATGACTTGGAGCATCTGTATGCCAAGTTCCAGGCTTTTGGAAAGCCGGAACTTAACGACCAGGAGAAACTTTCTATGCTGATCAAGGCGGCGGTAGAACTGACGACCCAGGAAGCGCCCCAGTGGGAGATGGTCGCGGCTAGGCTTCTGATGCTGGACTTTGAGCAAAAACTAGAAAAGAATATGAGACGCTGCCATATCGAATGCTTCTATGACAAACTGGCATATCTTACGGAACAGGGCTTATACGGAGACTATATCTTAAAAGCATATGATAGGGACGAGATAGAGCGTCTGGTTCTTTTTATCGAGCCGAAGCGGAATCATCTGTTTACTTATAGCGGGCTTGAACTGCTGCTTGGCAGATATGTAATCCGCACGGGAAAGGGAGTGCCGATGGAATCGCCTCAGGAAATGTTTCTGGGGATCGCCATGCATCTTGCCATGAAGGAGAAGAAGGACAGGGAATCGTGGGTCAAGCGTTTCTACGATATGCTAAGCCAGCTGAAGGTGACGATGGCCACGCCAACGTTGTCCAATGCAAGAAAGCCCTACCATCAGCTGTCTTCCTGCTTTATAGACACGGTGCCGGACAGCCTGGATGGAATCTACAGAAGCATTGACAATTTTGCCAAGGTCAGCAAATTCGGCGGCGGCATGGGTATGTATTTCGGAAAGGTGCGGGCAAGCGGCAGCGCGATCCGCGGGTTCGAAGGGGCAGCAGGGGGCGTTATCCGCTGGATCAGGCTGGCCAATGATACTGCGGTTGCGGTGGATCAGCTGGGCATGCGACAGGGCGCGGTTGCGGTTTATCTGGATGTATGGCACCGGGATCTGCCGGAATTTCTGGGCCTTAGGACGAATAACGGGGACGACAGGATGAAGGCTCATGACGTATTCCCGGCAGTCTGCTATCCGGACTACTTCTGGAAGGGAGCAAGGGATAACATCGAAGGAGACTGGTATCTGATGTGTCCTCATGAGATACTGACGGTGAAAGGCTATGCGCTGGAAGATTATTTTGGAGAAGATTGGGAAGAAAGGTATCAGGACTGCGTCCGGGATTCCCGGATACAGAAAAGGGTCATTCCTATCAAGGATATTATAAGACTGATCATCAAAAGCGCGGTGGAGACGGGGACGCCTTTTACGTTCAACCGGGATACGGTAAACCGCGCTAATCCCAACAGCCACAAGGGAATCATCTACTGCAGCAACCTGTGTACGGAGATCGCGCAGAATATGAGCGCCATCGAGCAGGTGGAGCAGAAGATTGAAGAGATAGATGGGGAGACGGTGGTGGTGACGGTTACAAAGCCGGGCGAATTCGTGGTGTGCAACCTTGCCAGCCTCTCTCTTGGAAGATTGGAACTTGCAGATGAGGAGGAGATAGCCTATATAACGGAGAGCGCCGTAAGAGCATTGGACAACGTGATTGACCTGAACTTCTTCCCGGTTCCCTATGCCAGGATCAATAACCGGAAATACCGGCCCATCGGGCTGGGAGTCAGCGGCTATCACCACATGCTGGCCAAGCATGAGATTGCCTGGGAGAGCGAGGAGCATCTGGAATTTGTCGAGAAGGTGTTTGCCGATATCCACTATGCTGCCATAAAGGCCAGCAGCAGGATTGCCAGGGAAAAGGGAAGTTACGAATATTTTGAAGGAAGCGGATGGCAGAACGGCAGCTACTTTGCCGACCGGGGGCTTACGGATGGCCGGTGGGAGGAACTGCGGGCGGAAGTGGCGGAATATGGCCTTAGAAACGGCTATCTTCTTGCCGTGGCGCCTACCAGCAGCACCAGCATCATTGCCGGAACCACCGCAGGGCTGGATCCGATCATGAGCCGTTACTTCCTGGAAGAGAAGAAGAACGGCCTGATGCCCCGGGTAGCGCCGGAACTATCCATGGATAACTTCTGGTATTATAAGAATGCCCATTATATCGACCAGTACTGGTCCGTGCGGGCATGCGGAGTCAGGCAGCGGCATATTGACCAGGCCCAGAGCATGAATCTGTATATTACCAATGAGTATACCTTCCGGAAAGTGCTGGATCTCTATATACTGGCCTGGGAAGAGGGCGTTAAGACCATCTATTATATCCGCTCCAAGAGTCTGGAAGTGGAAGAATGCGAAGTATGCTCTTCATAA